From the Paenibacillus sp. FSL H8-0548 genome, one window contains:
- a CDS encoding recombinase family protein — MKLAYGRVSAKDQNPERQLIKFRKLGVDERYIFVDKISGKNFERPGYQTMRLLIREEEVSLRRSVR; from the coding sequence GTGAAACTTGCATATGGTAGGGTATCGGCTAAGGATCAGAATCCAGAACGGCAACTTATTAAGTTCAGAAAACTTGGAGTCGATGAACGATATATATTTGTAGACAAGATTAGTGGCAAAAATTTTGAACGACCAGGATACCAGACTATGAGGTTGTTGATCCGTGAGGAGGAGGTTAGTTTACGTAGATCCGTTAGATAG
- a CDS encoding helix-turn-helix transcriptional regulator produces the protein MSNVGENIKKLRKQIELTQVEFSKQIGVSQGTLSDIEQGNCNPSIETLVSIQERYNVSFNWLLKGYKE, from the coding sequence ATGAGTAATGTTGGGGAGAATATAAAAAAGTTACGGAAACAGATTGAATTAACCCAAGTTGAGTTTTCAAAACAGATCGGAGTATCCCAAGGAACTTTGAGTGATATAGAGCAAGGAAATTGTAACCCATCAATTGAGACATTGGTTTCAATACAAGAGCGTTATAATGTGAGTTTCAACTGGTTGCTTAAAGGATATAAGGAGTAG
- a CDS encoding ABC transporter permease: MNNFWTVVSFTLKNKFRGKAFVITTLIIACIMTIAINLPYIFSQFNNGDKVTSIGYIQSEQAEGSATGDQLKAYFELQEKPGVKLVPYADKGSEADNEKQLKQAITDKDIKGYLTFGQMTDSGFPEMTYKSEKLLEFELTSSIKNGLQVIRQATVLQDAGLTEVQMALLNAPINIASVQISATEAPGSASEGKTPEEQAVNMGLVYFIVILLFMAIMITGQLIASEITAEKSSRVMELLITSVSPLKQMFGKIVGMFLVGLIQITIYVLVIIVNVKLPHNDKMLGEFNIDLTQIDPMLLLYSVLFYLTGYFLFATLFAAVGSIVSRTEDLGQAVLPITMLSLAGFYISIFSISSPDSVLVKVSSFVPFFSPFVMLLRLGLTDPPVWQVWTSIAILLVTIYASVWVSAKIYRTGVLMYGKRPSFKELRKAMKAYKI, from the coding sequence ATGAATAACTTTTGGACGGTCGTTAGCTTTACGTTGAAAAACAAATTCAGAGGCAAAGCATTTGTAATTACAACTCTGATTATCGCCTGTATTATGACAATTGCTATTAATCTTCCTTATATCTTTTCTCAGTTTAACAATGGCGATAAAGTAACTAGCATCGGCTATATTCAATCGGAGCAAGCAGAAGGCTCAGCAACGGGCGATCAGTTGAAAGCTTATTTTGAATTGCAAGAAAAGCCTGGCGTAAAGCTGGTTCCTTATGCAGATAAGGGATCTGAGGCTGATAACGAGAAGCAGCTGAAGCAAGCGATAACGGATAAAGACATTAAGGGTTACCTGACATTTGGTCAGATGACAGACAGCGGTTTTCCAGAAATGACGTACAAATCCGAGAAGCTGCTGGAATTTGAGCTGACTAGCTCAATCAAGAATGGTCTGCAAGTGATTCGTCAGGCGACTGTTTTGCAGGACGCTGGCTTAACTGAAGTGCAAATGGCTTTGCTAAACGCACCTATTAATATCGCATCGGTACAAATTTCTGCCACAGAAGCTCCGGGTAGTGCCAGTGAAGGCAAGACGCCAGAGGAGCAAGCAGTTAATATGGGCCTCGTATATTTCATCGTAATCCTCTTGTTTATGGCGATTATGATTACCGGCCAATTAATTGCATCTGAAATTACAGCAGAAAAAAGCTCCCGTGTCATGGAGCTGCTTATTACAAGTGTATCTCCACTCAAGCAAATGTTCGGTAAAATTGTAGGGATGTTCCTGGTAGGACTTATCCAAATTACGATCTATGTCCTTGTCATTATTGTGAATGTGAAGCTGCCGCATAATGATAAAATGTTGGGCGAATTCAATATCGATTTAACACAAATTGATCCTATGCTATTGTTGTACTCCGTGTTGTTCTATCTGACAGGCTACTTCTTGTTCGCAACTCTTTTTGCAGCAGTAGGTTCCATCGTCAGTCGGACAGAGGACTTGGGGCAAGCGGTGCTGCCGATTACGATGCTCTCCCTTGCGGGCTTCTACATTTCGATCTTCAGCATTTCAAGTCCGGACAGCGTATTGGTAAAGGTATCTTCTTTTGTCCCATTCTTCTCACCATTCGTTATGCTTCTGAGACTGGGCTTAACCGATCCGCCTGTGTGGCAAGTTTGGACGTCCATCGCGATTCTGCTCGTTACGATTTATGCCTCCGTATGGGTATCGGCTAAGATCTACCGTACCGGCGTACTCATGTACGGCAAGCGTCCTAGCTTTAAAGAGCTTCGCAAGGCTATGAAGGCTTATAAGATTTAA
- a CDS encoding ATP-binding cassette domain-containing protein, translating into MNPLKVEKIIKQYGDKRAVNGISFEVSEGEIYGLLGANGAGKTTTMRMVLGLIFPDEGQILYNGKAYSNDQLRNLGYLPEERGLYPKVRVCDQLTYLAQLRGMSKKDAELSLKKWLDRFEVPEYYNKKVEELSKGNQQKIQFIAAVIHSPKIVILDEAFSGLDPVNVELLKSTVKELRDSGTSILFSTHRMEHVEELCRNITILHRSNAVLKGNLKEIKKQFPKERVILSTEKEVSGLEGISGVTNVNRHEYGYEVGIANESVGAHILHHALGQTAITRFEIKEPTLNEIFIKTVGGDSHE; encoded by the coding sequence ATGAATCCATTAAAAGTAGAAAAGATTATTAAGCAATACGGAGATAAAAGAGCAGTCAACGGCATCAGCTTTGAGGTAAGCGAAGGAGAGATTTATGGCCTGCTCGGCGCCAATGGTGCAGGAAAAACGACTACAATGCGGATGGTGCTTGGCCTTATTTTTCCGGATGAGGGTCAAATATTGTACAACGGGAAAGCATACAGCAACGATCAGCTCCGTAATCTTGGATATTTGCCAGAGGAGAGAGGCTTGTATCCGAAGGTGCGTGTCTGTGATCAGCTCACTTATCTGGCTCAGCTGCGCGGCATGTCGAAGAAGGATGCTGAGCTAAGCTTGAAGAAATGGCTGGATCGTTTCGAGGTACCGGAGTATTACAACAAGAAGGTCGAGGAGCTCTCGAAGGGCAATCAGCAGAAAATTCAATTCATCGCCGCTGTCATTCACTCGCCAAAAATCGTTATTCTCGATGAAGCGTTCAGTGGTCTCGATCCGGTCAACGTTGAGCTGCTTAAGTCAACGGTAAAGGAGCTGCGTGACTCAGGCACAAGCATTCTATTCTCTACTCACCGTATGGAGCATGTCGAGGAGCTTTGCAGGAATATAACGATTCTTCATCGCTCGAACGCCGTCCTAAAAGGAAATTTGAAGGAGATCAAAAAGCAATTTCCGAAGGAACGCGTTATTTTGAGCACAGAGAAGGAAGTGTCCGGTCTGGAAGGAATCAGCGGCGTGACGAATGTGAATCGCCATGAATACGGCTACGAGGTAGGGATTGCGAACGAATCGGTAGGTGCCCATATCTTGCATCATGCGCTAGGGCAAACAGCGATTACAAGATTTGAAATTAAGGAACCAACATTAAATGAAATTTTTATTAAAACAGTAGGTGGTGATAGCCATGAATAA
- a CDS encoding ABC transporter ATP-binding protein, with amino-acid sequence MMNESAIQLNGIVQNRSNFKLGPLHMNIPAGYITAIVGPNGCGKSSTFRLMLGLDKADQGSIELLGSHVEQGLDLELKKRIGYLHDQSSSHEDSMKGEEKAAFHRFWYDSWDVNRYRELLHILEVDDNQLLGKMSKGMRRKFEFALAMAHGPELLLLDEPSSGLDPIAWKTMIEVLHRYMDRGDRTILMTSHIIEEVKRLADFIVFMAQGRVLGMYEKDELFGSWFTLFISGAELTAKQAAAMPGHCAVEHTGGTTFRVTTNKAVDAEKWCASQGYQIISRQGLELDEIMSTLLLQDRLSIRSN; translated from the coding sequence ATGATGAATGAGTCTGCTATTCAATTGAATGGTATAGTACAGAATCGTTCTAATTTCAAGCTAGGACCGCTCCATATGAATATTCCAGCTGGGTATATTACGGCAATTGTAGGACCAAACGGATGCGGCAAGAGCTCGACCTTCCGGTTGATGCTTGGACTGGATAAGGCTGATCAGGGTTCAATCGAGCTGCTTGGATCACATGTGGAGCAAGGACTGGATTTGGAGCTAAAGAAACGAATCGGATATTTGCACGATCAATCCTCCTCCCATGAGGACAGTATGAAGGGAGAGGAGAAAGCGGCGTTTCATAGGTTCTGGTACGACAGCTGGGATGTGAATAGATATCGCGAGCTGCTGCATATTCTTGAGGTAGACGATAATCAGCTTCTAGGGAAAATGTCAAAAGGGATGCGTCGTAAATTCGAGTTCGCATTGGCGATGGCACACGGTCCCGAGCTGCTGCTGCTGGATGAGCCATCCTCAGGGCTTGATCCAATCGCATGGAAGACGATGATTGAGGTGCTGCATCGTTACATGGACCGGGGAGATCGTACCATTTTAATGACCTCCCATATTATCGAAGAGGTTAAACGGCTTGCCGATTTTATCGTATTTATGGCACAAGGAAGAGTGCTCGGGATGTACGAAAAGGATGAGCTGTTTGGCAGCTGGTTTACGTTATTCATTAGCGGAGCTGAGCTTACTGCGAAGCAGGCTGCAGCTATGCCAGGCCACTGTGCTGTGGAGCACACGGGAGGGACGACTTTCCGGGTTACAACGAATAAAGCGGTCGATGCCGAGAAATGGTGCGCTTCACAAGGGTATCAAATCATTAGCCGGCAGGGGCTTGAACTGGATGAGATTATGAGTACATTGCTGCTGCAAGACCGATTAAGTATAAGATCAAACTAA
- a CDS encoding GntR family transcriptional regulator has translation MRLPIQINEQSAEPLYHQIEVQLRALIVSGQLIEGTMLPSIRELAQTVKCSVITVKRVYNDLEAEGLLRTRQGTGTYVAQLGEQERDRNRLSAVVEALEQAVIAGKRVQCTEDELEKLFKEAMNKHFD, from the coding sequence ATGCGGCTGCCAATACAAATTAACGAGCAAAGCGCCGAGCCGCTCTATCATCAGATCGAGGTCCAGCTGCGTGCATTAATTGTCAGCGGACAATTGATAGAGGGTACGATGCTGCCTTCTATCCGCGAGCTGGCTCAAACCGTAAAGTGCAGTGTTATAACGGTAAAGCGGGTATATAACGATTTAGAGGCGGAGGGTTTGCTCCGAACACGGCAAGGGACGGGTACTTATGTTGCGCAGCTTGGGGAGCAGGAACGTGACCGCAACCGACTCTCTGCTGTTGTCGAAGCTCTGGAGCAAGCAGTCATTGCGGGAAAAAGAGTACAGTGCACAGAGGATGAGCTGGAGAAACTGTTTAAGGAAGCGATGAATAAACATTTCGACTAA
- a CDS encoding DUF420 domain-containing protein, which produces MNIYNIMPTISTFFIVLSAVLVAIGWRLAIKRRLEEHQKVMFYAAISATIFFIIYSSRTIFVGNTAWGGPDSLKPYYLVFLLFHIVLATVAAVFGITTLTLGYKKKFAKHRKWGKVTSLIWFVTAITGTMVYIMLYLMYPGGHTKPMLDAIFG; this is translated from the coding sequence TTGAACATTTATAATATTATGCCGACAATTAGCACCTTTTTCATCGTGCTTAGTGCAGTTCTGGTAGCCATTGGATGGAGATTAGCGATTAAACGCAGGCTGGAGGAGCATCAGAAGGTGATGTTCTATGCAGCGATATCTGCAACCATCTTTTTTATTATCTATTCCTCTCGAACCATATTTGTTGGCAATACGGCATGGGGCGGGCCAGATAGCTTGAAGCCCTATTATCTGGTCTTCTTATTGTTCCACATTGTGCTCGCTACGGTTGCCGCCGTATTCGGGATCACTACACTTACGCTCGGTTATAAGAAGAAATTCGCCAAGCATCGCAAGTGGGGCAAGGTGACTTCGTTAATTTGGTTTGTAACTGCTATTACGGGAACGATGGTATATATTATGTTATACCTCATGTATCCAGGCGGTCATACGAAGCCAATGTTAGATGCTATTTTCGGATAA
- the ctaG gene encoding cytochrome c oxidase assembly factor CtaG — MLGLQYFSFEELWTPMFLFGMAAIVILYFYLIGPWREKHDPKAPPATRLQKTMFISAAILFYLAHGGPLNLLGHLMFTFHMVNMSLSYLVVPPLVLLGVPSFIWRKSFSAPFWKKFRFLMHPIICLLLFNFLFSVYHIPIVHDYVMTHFSVHRLYYFILLITSFMMWWQITVPVPEWAKLSDVKRMAYVFANGILLTPACALIIFAKTSMYSIYSDPNVWVTAMGYCVSGDPNRLLESFSGPQFFNLMDIVEDQQLGGIVMKFVQEIMYGAILWYIFKQWFKREHVDDEMPNTNTGTA; from the coding sequence ATGCTTGGCTTACAATATTTTAGTTTCGAGGAATTGTGGACCCCAATGTTTTTGTTCGGGATGGCGGCTATTGTTATTCTATATTTTTATTTAATTGGCCCATGGCGGGAGAAGCATGATCCGAAGGCACCGCCTGCAACTAGGCTGCAGAAGACGATGTTTATATCAGCTGCTATTTTGTTTTATTTGGCACATGGTGGTCCGCTTAATCTATTAGGTCATCTAATGTTTACGTTTCATATGGTCAATATGTCACTATCTTATTTGGTTGTACCGCCTCTAGTATTGCTTGGTGTGCCGAGCTTCATTTGGCGCAAAAGCTTTTCCGCTCCATTTTGGAAAAAGTTTCGTTTTTTGATGCATCCTATTATTTGTCTCTTGTTGTTTAACTTTCTTTTTTCGGTCTATCATATTCCAATTGTCCATGACTATGTGATGACGCATTTTTCAGTGCATCGTCTTTATTATTTTATTTTGCTTATCACCTCGTTTATGATGTGGTGGCAAATTACAGTTCCAGTTCCGGAGTGGGCCAAGCTTAGCGATGTGAAGAGAATGGCTTATGTCTTCGCGAACGGTATACTCCTCACACCGGCATGTGCGTTAATTATTTTTGCGAAAACGTCAATGTATAGCATTTATAGCGATCCAAACGTTTGGGTGACTGCGATGGGCTATTGCGTATCGGGCGATCCAAACCGTTTGCTAGAGAGCTTTAGCGGACCACAGTTTTTTAACTTGATGGATATCGTAGAGGATCAGCAGCTTGGCGGCATTGTGATGAAGTTTGTTCAAGAGATTATGTACGGCGCTATTTTGTGGTATATTTTCAAACAATGGTTCAAGCGCGAGCATGTAGACGATGAAATGCCTAATACGAATACTGGTACGGCGTAG
- a CDS encoding cytochrome C oxidase subunit IV family protein, with protein MANNHTSTDEVPKRHRVEGPKKHVIAFLFSVLLTFIAFATVISGEINKDFTYIILIGLAILQVFIQMAFWMHMKDRGHTFAIIGILSGVFIVFTCVIMAEYWAWW; from the coding sequence ATGGCGAACAATCATACATCCACTGATGAAGTCCCCAAGCGTCATAGAGTCGAAGGACCTAAGAAGCATGTTATCGCTTTTTTATTCTCGGTTTTGCTTACGTTTATCGCTTTCGCGACTGTAATTAGCGGAGAGATTAACAAGGATTTCACTTACATCATTTTGATTGGCTTAGCTATATTGCAAGTATTCATTCAAATGGCGTTTTGGATGCATATGAAGGATCGTGGACATACATTCGCGATCATCGGAATATTGTCTGGTGTGTTTATTGTTTTCACTTGTGTCATTATGGCCGAGTATTGGGCTTGGTGGTAA
- a CDS encoding cytochrome c oxidase subunit 3, whose translation MSANSHVEGQLPHEPEKATLEGRNKVLGFWLFLGGETVLFGTLFSAFLALRHQVLDGPTENELFQLPLVALATALLLTSSLTSVFAVHALHTNRVKALINWLIVTVILGAAFLGLEIYEFAHYLHEGHGFTTSAFSSSFYTLVGFHGAHVAFGIAWITLIIIQLSRKGLTVVTAPKVYVAGMYWHFIDVVWVFIFTVVYLMGKVV comes from the coding sequence ATGAGTGCAAACTCGCATGTAGAGGGGCAATTGCCTCATGAGCCAGAAAAGGCGACCCTCGAGGGTCGCAATAAAGTATTAGGCTTCTGGCTTTTCCTTGGTGGCGAGACGGTATTGTTCGGAACGTTGTTCTCAGCGTTCTTGGCATTGCGTCATCAAGTGCTGGATGGTCCAACTGAAAATGAGCTGTTCCAGTTGCCGCTTGTTGCGCTTGCAACTGCACTATTGCTCACTTCAAGCTTGACTAGCGTTTTCGCTGTTCATGCGCTTCATACGAATAGAGTGAAGGCGTTAATTAATTGGCTGATCGTTACAGTCATTCTTGGCGCAGCCTTTCTTGGACTTGAAATTTATGAGTTCGCTCATTATTTACATGAAGGCCATGGCTTTACAACGAGTGCTTTTAGCTCCTCGTTCTATACATTAGTCGGCTTCCATGGTGCGCACGTTGCATTTGGTATTGCATGGATCACTTTGATCATTATTCAATTGTCAAGAAAAGGATTGACTGTTGTTACGGCACCGAAGGTATATGTCGCTGGTATGTACTGGCACTTTATCGACGTTGTATGGGTATTCATTTTCACCGTCGTTTACTTGATGGGAAAGGTGGTTTAA
- the ctaD gene encoding cytochrome c oxidase subunit I, with translation MDWLTTVDHKKIGILYMIAGGFFFLVGGLEAILIRIQLWKPLNNFVSADTYNELLTMHGTTMIFLAAMPLLFALMNAVIPLQIGARDVAFPFVNSLGFWTFLFGGILLNVSWFTGGAPDAGWTSYAPLAGTTYSGDHGVDYYVLGLQIAGIGTLIGGINFLVTIINMRAPGMTFMRMPMFTWAAFITSALILFAFPALAVGLAALMFDRLFDANFFDPSGGGNAVLWEHIFWIFGHPEVYILILPAFGVISEVISTFSRKRLFGYSSMVFATILIGFLGFMVWAHHMFTVGLGPVANALFSIATMLIAIPTGIKIFNWLFTMWGGSIKFTAANLFAVGFIPTFVMGGVTGVMLAAAPADFQYHDSYFVVAHFHYVIVGGLVLGIFSGLHYWWPKMFGRILNETLGKLTFWTFFIGFHMTFFIQHFLGLLGMPRRIWTYLDGLGFNEMNMISTVGAFLMGFGTIFFLLNVVITAFKPQNAPADPWEDGRTLEWSIPSPPPEYNFAQTPLVRGYDAYWKEKMDGHTGMTPAEPIGPIHMPSPSILPFFMGAGLFVAGLGFMYAKDWGNLFGSFKTGYALGIVGLLIVFGSMFLRSVIDDHGFHIEEDEILKDMEGKA, from the coding sequence ATGGACTGGCTAACAACGGTTGATCACAAGAAAATTGGAATATTGTATATGATCGCAGGCGGATTTTTCTTTCTAGTCGGCGGTTTGGAAGCGATTTTGATCCGAATTCAATTATGGAAGCCGCTTAATAACTTTGTTAGCGCGGATACATACAACGAGTTACTTACGATGCATGGTACGACCATGATCTTCCTTGCGGCGATGCCGCTCTTGTTCGCACTAATGAACGCAGTTATTCCGCTGCAAATTGGTGCGCGAGACGTAGCATTTCCATTCGTTAACTCATTGGGTTTCTGGACTTTCTTGTTCGGTGGTATTTTGCTTAATGTCAGCTGGTTTACTGGCGGTGCTCCCGATGCGGGGTGGACGTCATATGCTCCGCTGGCTGGTACAACCTATAGCGGTGATCATGGCGTGGACTACTACGTTCTCGGCTTGCAAATTGCTGGTATAGGTACACTAATCGGGGGGATTAACTTCCTTGTAACGATTATCAACATGCGTGCTCCAGGCATGACATTCATGCGTATGCCAATGTTTACATGGGCAGCATTCATTACTTCAGCGCTTATCCTTTTCGCATTCCCTGCTCTAGCAGTTGGACTTGCAGCGCTTATGTTCGACCGATTGTTTGATGCTAACTTCTTTGATCCTTCTGGCGGCGGTAACGCAGTGCTATGGGAGCATATTTTCTGGATATTCGGGCATCCTGAGGTGTATATCCTCATCCTGCCAGCCTTCGGCGTTATTTCCGAGGTAATAAGTACATTCTCGCGTAAACGGTTGTTTGGTTACAGCTCCATGGTATTCGCTACAATCCTGATCGGCTTCTTAGGCTTCATGGTTTGGGCGCATCATATGTTCACTGTAGGACTTGGACCAGTAGCCAACGCATTGTTCTCTATTGCAACGATGCTTATCGCGATACCAACAGGTATCAAAATTTTCAACTGGCTCTTCACGATGTGGGGCGGATCGATTAAATTCACAGCAGCTAATTTGTTCGCTGTTGGATTTATCCCAACCTTCGTAATGGGCGGCGTTACCGGCGTTATGCTAGCAGCAGCACCTGCTGACTTCCAGTATCACGATTCTTACTTTGTCGTAGCGCATTTCCACTACGTAATTGTAGGAGGTCTGGTTCTGGGGATATTCTCAGGGCTTCACTACTGGTGGCCGAAAATGTTTGGACGCATACTGAATGAAACGCTCGGTAAGCTGACATTCTGGACATTCTTTATCGGATTCCATATGACGTTCTTCATTCAGCATTTCCTTGGATTGCTTGGTATGCCGCGTCGTATCTGGACATATCTTGACGGTCTAGGCTTTAATGAAATGAATATGATTAGTACAGTCGGAGCATTCTTGATGGGCTTCGGTACGATCTTCTTCCTGTTGAACGTTGTTATTACAGCTTTCAAACCGCAAAATGCACCGGCAGATCCTTGGGAAGATGGGCGTACGCTGGAATGGTCGATTCCTTCTCCACCGCCAGAGTACAACTTTGCTCAAACGCCGCTTGTACGTGGTTATGACGCTTATTGGAAAGAAAAAATGGACGGCCACACAGGTATGACGCCTGCTGAGCCAATTGGTCCAATTCATATGCCATCCCCATCCATTTTACCGTTCTTTATGGGCGCTGGATTGTTCGTTGCGGGACTAGGCTTTATGTATGCTAAGGACTGGGGCAATTTGTTTGGTTCATTCAAAACAGGCTATGCACTTGGTATTGTTGGATTGCTGATCGTGTTCGGCAGTATGTTCCTACGGTCGGTTATTGATGATCATGGCTTCCACATTGAAGAAGACGAAATTCTTAAAGACATGGAGGGGAAAGCATGA
- the coxB gene encoding cytochrome c oxidase subunit II, producing MMKRWRFVKRLAPLMAMMVLVLAACGRSDLSTLNPQGPVAEEQFGLMKLAIGIMMIVIVAVFGICLYVIIRFRRRKGDKTIPKQVEGSHKLEIIWTVIPVIMLVILGVPTVQSVFNLAKDYSKDPEAVQVIVTSHQYWWEFEYPEYGVKTAQELIIPKGKTISITAKSADVLHSFWVPSLAGKIDTNPGSNVNKMYFSAPKEGVYLGKCAELCGPSHGLMDFKVKSVDESSFDRWVAALQEPVALPSDPELAKTFESKCLSCHAVGDLGGPAYPNLTGIGSRESVGGILINTDDPQYSNEGSVYDNLYRWIKDPEEIKPGNQMSGAYDLTDQEIEGIAKYLSELKLNYE from the coding sequence ATGATGAAACGGTGGCGATTTGTAAAACGGCTTGCGCCGCTTATGGCCATGATGGTACTGGTTCTAGCGGCTTGCGGGCGGAGCGATTTGTCAACGCTTAATCCTCAGGGACCTGTAGCGGAAGAACAATTCGGACTGATGAAGCTGGCAATAGGGATCATGATGATCGTAATTGTTGCCGTATTTGGGATTTGTTTGTATGTAATTATTCGTTTCCGCAGACGCAAGGGAGACAAAACGATTCCTAAGCAAGTAGAAGGAAGTCATAAGCTGGAGATTATTTGGACAGTTATTCCAGTTATTATGCTAGTTATTTTGGGCGTTCCGACTGTGCAATCTGTCTTTAACTTAGCTAAAGATTACAGCAAGGATCCGGAGGCGGTTCAAGTAATCGTTACTTCGCACCAATACTGGTGGGAATTTGAATATCCGGAGTATGGAGTGAAAACAGCGCAAGAGCTTATCATTCCTAAAGGTAAAACGATATCGATTACAGCGAAGTCTGCAGACGTGCTTCACTCGTTCTGGGTTCCATCGCTTGCCGGTAAAATCGATACAAACCCTGGCTCTAACGTAAACAAAATGTATTTCTCGGCTCCTAAAGAAGGCGTTTACCTTGGTAAATGTGCTGAGCTTTGCGGACCTTCACACGGACTGATGGACTTTAAGGTCAAATCAGTGGACGAGTCTTCATTTGATCGTTGGGTTGCAGCTCTTCAAGAGCCTGTAGCACTTCCGAGCGATCCAGAACTTGCTAAAACGTTCGAAAGCAAATGTCTGTCATGCCACGCAGTTGGCGATCTTGGCGGACCGGCTTATCCTAACCTAACAGGAATCGGTAGCCGTGAGTCTGTCGGAGGTATACTTATTAACACCGATGATCCGCAATATTCAAACGAAGGTTCAGTATATGATAACCTTTACCGTTGGATCAAAGATCCGGAGGAAATTAAACCGGGCAACCAAATGAGTGGGGCTTATGATTTAACTGATCAAGAGATTGAAGGTATTGCTAAATATTTATCTGAACTGAAGCTTAACTACGAATAA
- a CDS encoding YhcN/YlaJ family sporulation lipoprotein, with amino-acid sequence MSKRMATLLLTILMLTAAAGCSYEEHAQKSDTDYGSRQANDPKMLGGKSYGSTSKNADQHDNSFFEYSSVISRKVTELNGIASAIVMLTDKNAYVGLMLDWTAVGTRNSGGKSEQDNTGTNEGVYNHDTGSPYGNDRVLVSPYNSYFSVNDINDLSPELKQTVALRVRELAPTVQEVHISANMELVNYFNEFAKEAWGGRSLMPWLDLFNTVVTYHFAGGKVMPAPITQPGTYSPSESQMDQ; translated from the coding sequence ATGTCAAAACGAATGGCTACGCTGCTGCTCACCATCTTAATGCTTACGGCTGCAGCCGGCTGCAGCTACGAGGAGCATGCCCAGAAAAGCGATACCGATTATGGAAGCCGGCAAGCAAATGATCCAAAGATGCTGGGAGGCAAATCCTATGGATCTACGTCAAAAAACGCCGATCAGCATGATAATTCCTTTTTCGAGTATAGTTCCGTCATTTCACGGAAAGTCACAGAGCTTAACGGTATCGCCTCTGCAATTGTCATGCTGACAGACAAAAATGCCTACGTCGGCTTGATGCTGGATTGGACGGCGGTAGGCACACGCAACTCAGGCGGGAAAAGCGAGCAGGACAACACCGGAACGAACGAAGGCGTCTATAATCATGACACAGGCAGTCCGTATGGCAATGATCGCGTGCTTGTATCACCGTATAATTCTTATTTTTCAGTCAATGATATTAATGATTTGTCGCCTGAATTGAAACAAACGGTAGCGCTTCGAGTTCGTGAGCTTGCACCAACGGTACAAGAGGTTCATATTTCAGCAAATATGGAGCTCGTTAATTACTTTAATGAATTTGCCAAAGAAGCTTGGGGAGGCCGTTCGCTGATGCCATGGCTGGACCTATTCAATACGGTCGTTACCTATCACTTTGCTGGCGGCAAGGTGATGCCTGCGCCAATTACTCAGCCGGGCACCTATAGCCCTTCTGAGTCGCAAATGGATCAATAA